In Leishmania infantum JPCM5 genome chromosome 12, one genomic interval encodes:
- a CDS encoding putative cysteine peptidase, Clan CA, family C19 produces MVKLHQKHASAVATDAQAESDATAMHQGPVPPPPPEELVPDAGPSAAEVPLGDPVEFILDRVDSIERWRSTVARLNLAQLGVSLVRGVLRRGRYSTPPMRVFDAAEKTAPATDAAEAEEPVQSFYPSQPVPPWLCPHTSFEIRQVATQVAEQDEAAQTLVRGVASPAPGQATHRPPNHHRRAHPSMQPSVARRALVQTASRASVPLYMGMLIAFIGHGVASMYNADTATGLLGASDAAAGRSVQTPAPTPGAVAGRLPTSSRHLHFTTEMTSALHEVHRAAAEVICMVDHESKEMHALATAALQSAGKATAYRTDEDEQVQDMRHAQLGRSCRHLSRIVANLYSLVSLLDFFAVESASLPTPTPSTAAASGAGHSNMSSANVGFLSTSSASEAAAVAMEKRGAQTTTVAPYTDSSTPNATPMPSAMKKHVANGAAPAHPYTTERFHKLFDASGHLPQSVWRVFSAVATTLSQFAVSWSLTTGDAQSRQAFNSAACVILGEDQRCLLLQLHRLCARFIVLRHRVYALHPVNSLHFKVKQMLEWSGLLNADVPDAWSYNNGDIDRCDLHSDRLHSTYARGLRWSVNSSNKMALQAAVACPYTAAARDSALRRMKESSAFSPGGSAVAGGGGVNTASDGGASAPLSLLTSLASAGANGGANAAFAGLLAAPLSSASAAPEQSSSVAALSQRSVVPGYVGLRNNGNMCFLNSVVQLLGSAALFRDDLTARLQDAVFCNSAHADHRAPAAAHAENAHAMAAPFAKYGCRLAMALLLGEMQWRGSHRHSRLPVLPDYLIPHLPPPFDDHRQHDASEFWHALMDKLDAPNQPGGAVVARWFSGRTATTMTCVTCQHTRLHTDTFWDLSIPLLRATSPPSVPASVGGGAPTPPWAPVAAAGRPVSQVEVQHFARATAVTTTYASSPASDFPANASTTADASAELEAAERAEEEAAERVNNKAALNQRPIVPSSVAEPYSTTPLPSSMVAADEVPKTLQHLLLHVLHPTLNKELLHGSNALDCEHCGRRTDTELTTRLVAEVEREAEVGVDTAAAGAPEECLGAVQEARVSSGGSAAAAAWESLVEGEPPTPCAADERASPHGESKCVEHDLALSHSLTDTAAGGGLPYYLAVQLNRFAYRRATQTYEKVTDGVPLNEVIVVPVCPEITEPKDGAASPADSQEFNAQTAMPNEEDGDANTQREDDGRHGGPSTRTPTAPRSAAPALPVWVAYLLRSIIIHSGSTPSSGHYFVLTRRLAAVPAYTNVNESSHDEDGEYNASAAADVSSMRAYVKGLGAALTACLGAERHFSYAELVQPTAGAEGEGWSACADVEGAGPKSQGRPAVASLSRGTAETVQSPALSPPPTLPTAAVSVSGDRLYENWVMLNDSSVQTVEPDTMRHLLHGRGGGVYSASETPYIILYEKLPLASEGTAVRDALLEDEEATDKRVAGAALWETHHASVGASGVTSAGDTSSKPVQFAREVLQIFNARLKDEVAHNAALSEAPRTADGHGFTSTKSSEASSRPTPVGTVVHQGSSATAWRTIVARSSWSRATGVGDAARAAAVKASLIDASKVIPTCFKGTGSVGRPSASHRPRRLMSTVKYAKLPRSKRYNGNLNRHSTQEHRHRGGTAARSSSGSGAGSDADDEQDEPRS; encoded by the coding sequence ATGGTCAAGCTACATCAAAAGCACGCGTCTGCTGTAGCGACAGACGCGCAGGCGGAGAGCGACGCCACCGCGATGCACCAGGgcccggtgccgccgccgcctcccgaAGAATTGGTCCCTGATGCAGGCCCCAGTGCTGCTGAGGTCCCGCTGGGCGATCCGGTCGAGTTCATACTTGACCGAGTCGACTCCATCGAGCGATGGCGATCGACAGTCGCGCGTCTGAAcctggcgcagctgggcGTTTCCCTGGTGCGCGGTGTACTGCGACGCGGTCGCTAttcgacgccgccgatgcgCGTTTTCGATGCCGCAGAGAAAACAGCGCCGGCAACGGATGCGGCAGAGGCTGAGGAGCCCGTCCAGTCGTTTTATCCATCGCAGCCGGTGCCACCGTGGCTGTGTCCCCACACGTCGTTCGAGATCAGGCAGGTGGCTACGCAGGTGGCCGAGCAAGATGAAGCTGCACAGACTCTCGTGAGGGGCGTtgcctctccagcgcccggGCAGGCAACACATCGCCCGCCCAATCACCACCGTCGCGCACATCCCTCCATGCAGCCCAGCGTTGCTCGGCGCGCGCTCGTGCAGACGGCCAGCCGCGCCTCTGTGCCGCTTTATATGGGTATGCTGATCGCATTCATTGGACACGGTGTTGCGTCCATGTACAATGCAGACACAGCGACAGGCCTGCTCGGTGCGAgtgacgcggcggcagggcgaTCCGTCcagacaccggcgcccaCGCctggtgccgtcgccgggCGCTTGCCCACGTCTAGCCGTCATCTGCACTTCACCACCGAGATGACCAGCGCACTCCACGAGGTTCACCGTGCAGCGGCTGAGGTGATTTGCATGGTCGATCACGAGTCGAAGGAGATGCACGCGCTCGCAACAGCCGCACTCCAGTCGGCTGGAAAAGCGACAGCGTATCGGACGGACGAGGATGAGCAGGTGCAGGACATGCGCCACGCGCAGCTCGGTCGATCATGTCGTCACCTTAGCCGCATCGTGGCAAATCTCTACTCTCTTGTGTCCCTCCTGGACTTCTTTGCAGTGGAGAGTGCGTCCttgccgacgccgacgccaagcaccgcggcagcgagtggTGCAGGTCACTCGAACATGAGCAGCGCCAACGTCGGCTTCCTATCGACATCCTCTGCTTCGGAGGCCGCGGCGGTAGCGATGGAGAAGCGCGGCGCTCAGACAACCACTGTGGCGCCGTACACAGACAGCAGTACTCCAAATGCCACACCGATGCCCTCCGCCATGAAGAAACATGTCGCCAACGGGGCGGCCCCCGCGCACCCCTATACGACGGAGCGCTTCCATAAGCTCTTCGATGCATCTGGCCACTTGCCGCAGAGCGTGTGGAGGGTGttctccgccgtcgccaccacaTTGAGCCAGTTCGCAGTGTCCTGGTCCCTCACAACGGGTGATGCGCAGAGTCGGCAAGCATTCAACAGTGCAGCGTGCGTGATACTCGGCGAGGATCagcgctgcctgctgctgcagctgcatcggctgtgtgcgcgctttatcgtgctgcgccaccgagTGTACGCGCTGCACCCCGTCAACTCTCTGCACTTCAAGGTGAAGCAGATGCTGGAGTGGAGCGGTCTCCTCAACGCCGACGTGCCGGATGCGTGGTCGTACAACAATGGCGACATTGACCGATGCGACTTACACTCTGATCGACTGCACAGCACCTACGCGCGCGGCCTTCGGTGGAGCGTCAACTCGAGCAACAAGATGGCGCTTCAAGCGGCGGTTGCGTGTCCGTacacggccgcggcgcgcgactcagcgctgcgtcggatGAAGGAGTCGAGCGCGTTTTCtccaggcggcagcgccgtcgctggcggGGGGGGCGTCAACACTGCGAGCGATGGCGGTGCATCGgccccgctctctctgctcACCTCGCTCGCCTCTGCCGGGGCAAACGGCGGTGCCaacgccgccttcgccgggCTTTTGGCAGCGCCGTTGTCATCGgcatctgcggcgccggagcAGAGTTCCAGCGTGGCTGCACTATCCCAGCGCTCCGTCGTGCCGGGCTACGTTGGGCTGCGGAACAATGGTAACATGTGCTTCCTCAACAGCGTTGTACAGCTtctcggcagcgctgcgctgtTCCGCGACGATCTCACGGCACGATTGCAGGATGCTGTCTTCTGCAACTCGGCACACGCCGATCACCGGgctcctgcagccgcgcatGCGGAGAATGCCCATGCGATGGCGGCTCCCTTTGCCAAGTATGGATGTCGCCTCGCCATGGCGCTTCTTCTCGGTGAGATGCAGTGGCGTGGGTCGCATCGACACAGTCGCCTCCCGGTGTTGCCGGACTACCTCATCCCACATCTGCCCCCGCCGTTCGATGACCATCGACAGCACGACGCCTCGGAGTTCTGGCACGCACTAATGGACAAACTGGACGCGCCGAACCAGCCCgggggggcggtggtggcgcgatGGTTTAGCGGGCgaacggcgacgacgatgacgtgCGTCACCTGCCAGCACACGCGTCTGCACACCGACACCTTCTGGGATCTCTCGATCCCACTCCTGCGCGCTACCTCGCCCCCCTCCGTACCAGCGTCCgtgggaggcggcgcgccgacgccacctTGGGCACCGGTGGCCGCGGCTGGCCGGCCGGTGAGCCAAGTAGAGGTGCAGCACTTTgcccgcgccaccgccgtgacCACCACCTACGCGAGCTCGCCAGCATCCGACTTTCCAGCCAACGCGTCGACCACGGCAGATGCGTCTGCGGAGCTGGAAGCGGCGGAGCGcgcagaagaggaggcagcagagAGGGTCAACAACAAAGCAGCGCTGAACCAGCGCCCCATCGTGCCCAGCAGTGTAGCCGAGCCGTACTCAaccacaccgctgccgtcctcgaTGGTGGCGGCCGACGAGGTACCcaagacgctgcagcacctgctgctccaTGTGCTGCACCCGACTCTCAACAAGGAGCTCTTGCATGGCAGCAACGCCCTCGACTGCGAGCACTGCGGCCGACGCACCGACACAGAGCTCACGACACGCCTTGTCGCCGAGGTCGAAAGGGAGGCTGAGGTAGGGGTCGatacggcagcagcaggtgcgccgGAAGAATGCTTAGGCGCCGTGCAGGAAGCGCGCGTCTCttctggcggcagcgccgctgcagccgcgtgGGAAAGTCTCGTTGAAGGCGAGCCGCCCACACCCTGCGCAGCGGATGAACGAGCGTCGCCACATGGGGAGTCGAAGTGCGTGGAGCACGACTTGGCGCTGTCGCACTCTCTCACCGACACGGCGGCCGGAGGTGGTCTGCCATACTACCTCGCTGTTCAGCTGAACCGCTTCGCGTACCGGCGCGCCACACAGACCTACGAGAAGGTCACCGATGGCGTGCCTCTCAATGAGGTTATCGTTGTCCCGGTGTGCCCCGAGATCACAGAGCCAAAAGACGGAGCAGCATCCCCGGCCGATTCGCAGGAGTTCAACGCACAGACTGCGATGCCCAACGAGGAGGATGGCGACGCCAATACGCAGCGTGAAGACGACGGCCGTCACGGTGGCCCCTCCACTCGAACTCCGACGGCAccgcgctctgcagcgccagcgcttcCGGTGTGGGTCGCGTACCTTCTGCGGTCAATCATCATCCACAGCGGCTCCACGCCTAGCAGCGGCCACTACTTCGTCCTtacgcgccgcctcgcagcggtgccggcgtaCACGAACGTCAATGAAAGCAGCCacgacgaagacggcgagTACAatgccagcgctgctgctgacgtgTCATCCATGCGCGCGTACGTGAAGGGTCTGGGGGCTGCCCTAACGGCTTGCCTGGGCGCCGAGCGTCACTTCTCCTACGCGGAACTTGTGCAGCCAACGGCGGGCGCGGAAGGCGAGGGCTGGTCGGCGTGTGCCGATGTGGAGGGCGCAGGGCCAAAGTCGCAGGGCAGGCCCGCTGTCGCTTCCCTTTCGAGGGGCACAGCGGAGACGGTGCAGTCGCCGGCGCTTTCTCCACCACCAACTCTTCCAACGGCCGCTGTGTCCGTGAGTGGCGACCGCCTGTACGAGAACTGGGTGATGCTGAACGACTCCAGCGTGCAGACCGTTGAGCCGGACACAAtgcgccacctcctgcacgggcgcggcggcggtgtctaCTCTGCCTCGGAGACGCCGTACATTATCTTGTACGAGAAGTTGCCTTTGGCCTCCGAAgggacggcggtgcgcgacgCTCTGCTagaggatgaggaggcgaCAGATAAGCGCGtggctggtgctgcgctgtgGGAGACCCACCATGCTTCGGTAGGCGCTTCCGGCGTCACCTCCGCCGGTGACACGAGCAGCAAGCCGGTTCAGTTTGCCCGTGAAGTGCTACAGATCTTTAACGCGCGGCTGAAGGATGAGGTCGCGCACAACGCCGCTCTCAGCGAGGCGCCACGAACGGCAGATGGGCATGGCTTCACCTCCACAAAAAGCAGCGAAGCAAGCTCGCGGCCTACGCCGGTGGGAACGGTGGTACATCAGGGGTCGTCTGCCACGGCTTGGAGAACCATTGTCGCCCGGTCATCGTGGTCTCGCGCGACCGGTGTTGGCGACGcagctcgtgcagcagcagtcaaGGCCTCCCTCATTGATGCGAGCAAGGTCATACCAACATGCTTTAAGGGCACCGGCAGCGTTGGTCGTCCTTCGGCGTCGCACCGGCCGCGTCGGCTAATGTCCACGGTCAAGTACGCCAAACTCCCCCGCAGCAAGCGCTACAACGGCAATCTCAACCGTCACAGCACACAGGAGCACCGCCATCGTGGCGGCACGGCCGCACGCAGCTcaagtggcagcggcgcaggctcAGACGCCGATGACGAGCAGGACGAGCCTCGCAGCTAG